In Oncorhynchus gorbuscha isolate QuinsamMale2020 ecotype Even-year unplaced genomic scaffold, OgorEven_v1.0 Un_scaffold_1034, whole genome shotgun sequence, a genomic segment contains:
- the LOC124021054 gene encoding POU domain, class 2, transcription factor 1-like isoform X3: MPQTVDSAIADSIINLSVSSKSTMENGDIVKGVLTNGRDSQKQTVMSLTNAQSQALLQQLTLSPAQQQLFLQQAQAQLLAAAVQQHSASQAQNSSTTGAAISASAATPITTQLPLSQPIHITPLQQQGLQQFVLVQPGHSMATQLQPQFFISQTPQGQPSMFQYHNLLQAQNLLTQLPQSQANLLQTPTITIAPQPATPTRTVTATPGQLLIHSQTPPPKGLGTPTLEDANDLEELEIFSKAFKQRRIRLGFTQGDVGLAMGKLYGNDFSQTTISRFEALNLSFKNMCKLKPLLEKWLNDAENVSSESSPSLSPLGSGHGSPSLASDLNSRRRKKRTSIDTNIRVALEKSFLQQNQKPSSDEISLIADQLNMEKEVIRVWFCNRRQKEKRINPPSSSAFQKSIFSSPTTASLVNTVPQTTVTVTPSLPVTSFSLTDRTLVPATGNTASVISSTPTVPSMSLTPSSSVTTMSQPAVTMTQAGQMLYSNGGGLAAMAAAAAGISPGLMPSSQFNTGGALLNLTTAGFGGALATIQGVLSALASSGSFPITTLDGNGNLLFANTSMSGSAPSMVNTPLFLNPQSLSLLGSNPVSFIPASALSLQLTAGTNTITTATTPVNTIVRASKAQ, from the exons ACTCGATAATCAACCTGTCAGTGTCCAGTAAAAGCACCATGGAGAACGGGGACATAGTCAAAG GCGTGCTGACCAATGGCCGGGACTCTCAGAAGCAGACTGTCATGTCCCTCACCAACGCACAGTCACAGGCTCTGCTgcaacag tTGACCTTGTCTCCAGCACAGCAGCAGCTGTTTCTCCAGCAGGCTCAGGCCCAGCTCCTTGCAGCAGCCGTTCAGCAGCACTCCGCCAGCCAGGCCCAGAACAGCAGCACCACGGGGGCCGCCATCTCTGCCTCCGCAGCCACCCCCATCACCACCCAACTACCACTGTCCCAGCCTATACACATCACTCCT ctCCAGCAGCAGGGCCTGCAGCAGTTTGTGTTGGTCCAGCCAGGTCATTCCATGGCCACCCAGCTACAGCCTCAGTTCTTCATCTCCCAGACTCCACAGGGACAGCCCAGTATGTTTCAGTATCATA ATCTTTTGCAAGCCCAAAATCTTCTCACTCAACTACCTCAGAGCCAAGCCAACCTCCTACAGACTCCAACTATCACAATTGCCCCACAG CCGGCCACTCCCACGCGGACCGTAACTGCCACCCCTGGCCAGCTCCTCATCCACAGCCAGACCCCGCCCCCTAAGGGTCTGGGCACGCCCACTCTGGAGGATGCCAATGATCTGGAGGAGCTGGAGATTTTCTCCAAGGCCTTCAAACAGAGGAGGATCAGACTGGGCTTCACACAG ggTGACGTGGGGCTGGCCATGGGGAAGCTGTATGGTAATGACTTCAGCCAGACCACCATCTCCCGCTTTGAAGCACTCAACCTGAGCTTCAAGAACATGTGTAAGCTGAAACCGCTGCTGGAGAAGTGGCTCAACGACGCAG AGAATGTGAGCTCAGagtccagccccagcctcagtcccCTGGGCTCTGGTCACGGGTCACCCAGCCTGGCGTCTGACCTCAATAGCCGGCGCCGCAAGAAGAGGACCAGCATCGACACCAACATCCGTGTGGCCCTGGAGAAGAGCTTCCTCCAG CAAAACCAGAAGCCGTCGTCAGACGAGATCTCCCTGATAGCAGACCAGCTGAACATGGAGAAGGAGGTGATCCGGGTGTGGTTCTGTAACCGCCggcagaaggagaagaggatCAACCCTCCCAGCAGCTCAGCTTTCCAGAAGTCCATCTTCTCGTCCCCTACTACTGCCAGCCTGGTGAACACTGTAccccagaccactgtgactgtcaccCCCTCTCTGCCTGTCACCAGCTTCAGCCTCacag ACAGGACCCTGGTGCCAGCCACCGGCAACACAGCATCCGTCATCTCCAGCACCCCTACAGTCCCCTCTATGTCcctcacaccctcctcctccGTGACAACCATGTCACAGCCAGCCGTTACCATGACGCAGGCGGGGCAAATGCTCTACAGCAACGGCGGGGGTCTGGCTGCAATGGCAGCTGCAGCGGCGGGAATCAGCCCGGGTCTCATGCCTTCATCGCAGTTCAACACAGG GGGGGCCTTACTGAACCTAACTACTGCAGGTTTTGGAGGAGCGCTAGCCACCATCCAAGGTGTGTTGAGTG CTCTGGCCTCCAGCGGGTCCTTccccatcaccaccctggacgggaACGGGAACCTGCTATTTGCCAACACCAGCATGTCTGGTTCCGCCCCCAGCATGGTGAACACGCCACTCTTCCTGAACCCCCAGAGCCTGTCCTTATTGGGTAGTAACCCTGTCAGCTTCATCCCTGCCAGTGCCCTCAGCCTGCAACTCACCGCTGgcaccaacaccatcaccacgGCAACCACACCAGTCAACACCATCGTCAGAGCCTCTAAGGCCCAATGA
- the LOC124021054 gene encoding POU domain, class 2, transcription factor 1-like isoform X1 — protein sequence MADGGVMSQYESSGPDSIINLSVSSKSTMENGDIVKGVLTNGRDSQKQTVMSLTNAQSQALLQQLTLSPAQQQLFLQQAQAQLLAAAVQQHSASQAQNSSTTGAAISASAATPITTQLPLSQPIHITPLQQQGLQQFVLVQPGHSMATQLQPQFFISQTPQGQPSMFQYHNLLQAQNLLTQLPQSQANLLQTPTITIAPQPATPTRTVTATPGQLLIHSQTPPPKGLGTPTLEDANDLEELEIFSKAFKQRRIRLGFTQGDVGLAMGKLYGNDFSQTTISRFEALNLSFKNMCKLKPLLEKWLNDAENVSSESSPSLSPLGSGHGSPSLASDLNSRRRKKRTSIDTNIRVALEKSFLQQNQKPSSDEISLIADQLNMEKEVIRVWFCNRRQKEKRINPPSSSAFQKSIFSSPTTASLVNTVPQTTVTVTPSLPVTSFSLTDRTLVPATGNTASVISSTPTVPSMSLTPSSSVTTMSQPAVTMTQAGQMLYSNGGGLAAMAAAAAGISPGLMPSSQFNTGGALLNLTTAGFGGALATIQGVLSALASSGSFPITTLDGNGNLLFANTSMSGSAPSMVNTPLFLNPQSLSLLGSNPVSFIPASALSLQLTAGTNTITTATTPVNTIVRASKAQ from the exons ACTCGATAATCAACCTGTCAGTGTCCAGTAAAAGCACCATGGAGAACGGGGACATAGTCAAAG GCGTGCTGACCAATGGCCGGGACTCTCAGAAGCAGACTGTCATGTCCCTCACCAACGCACAGTCACAGGCTCTGCTgcaacag tTGACCTTGTCTCCAGCACAGCAGCAGCTGTTTCTCCAGCAGGCTCAGGCCCAGCTCCTTGCAGCAGCCGTTCAGCAGCACTCCGCCAGCCAGGCCCAGAACAGCAGCACCACGGGGGCCGCCATCTCTGCCTCCGCAGCCACCCCCATCACCACCCAACTACCACTGTCCCAGCCTATACACATCACTCCT ctCCAGCAGCAGGGCCTGCAGCAGTTTGTGTTGGTCCAGCCAGGTCATTCCATGGCCACCCAGCTACAGCCTCAGTTCTTCATCTCCCAGACTCCACAGGGACAGCCCAGTATGTTTCAGTATCATA ATCTTTTGCAAGCCCAAAATCTTCTCACTCAACTACCTCAGAGCCAAGCCAACCTCCTACAGACTCCAACTATCACAATTGCCCCACAG CCGGCCACTCCCACGCGGACCGTAACTGCCACCCCTGGCCAGCTCCTCATCCACAGCCAGACCCCGCCCCCTAAGGGTCTGGGCACGCCCACTCTGGAGGATGCCAATGATCTGGAGGAGCTGGAGATTTTCTCCAAGGCCTTCAAACAGAGGAGGATCAGACTGGGCTTCACACAG ggTGACGTGGGGCTGGCCATGGGGAAGCTGTATGGTAATGACTTCAGCCAGACCACCATCTCCCGCTTTGAAGCACTCAACCTGAGCTTCAAGAACATGTGTAAGCTGAAACCGCTGCTGGAGAAGTGGCTCAACGACGCAG AGAATGTGAGCTCAGagtccagccccagcctcagtcccCTGGGCTCTGGTCACGGGTCACCCAGCCTGGCGTCTGACCTCAATAGCCGGCGCCGCAAGAAGAGGACCAGCATCGACACCAACATCCGTGTGGCCCTGGAGAAGAGCTTCCTCCAG CAAAACCAGAAGCCGTCGTCAGACGAGATCTCCCTGATAGCAGACCAGCTGAACATGGAGAAGGAGGTGATCCGGGTGTGGTTCTGTAACCGCCggcagaaggagaagaggatCAACCCTCCCAGCAGCTCAGCTTTCCAGAAGTCCATCTTCTCGTCCCCTACTACTGCCAGCCTGGTGAACACTGTAccccagaccactgtgactgtcaccCCCTCTCTGCCTGTCACCAGCTTCAGCCTCacag ACAGGACCCTGGTGCCAGCCACCGGCAACACAGCATCCGTCATCTCCAGCACCCCTACAGTCCCCTCTATGTCcctcacaccctcctcctccGTGACAACCATGTCACAGCCAGCCGTTACCATGACGCAGGCGGGGCAAATGCTCTACAGCAACGGCGGGGGTCTGGCTGCAATGGCAGCTGCAGCGGCGGGAATCAGCCCGGGTCTCATGCCTTCATCGCAGTTCAACACAGG GGGGGCCTTACTGAACCTAACTACTGCAGGTTTTGGAGGAGCGCTAGCCACCATCCAAGGTGTGTTGAGTG CTCTGGCCTCCAGCGGGTCCTTccccatcaccaccctggacgggaACGGGAACCTGCTATTTGCCAACACCAGCATGTCTGGTTCCGCCCCCAGCATGGTGAACACGCCACTCTTCCTGAACCCCCAGAGCCTGTCCTTATTGGGTAGTAACCCTGTCAGCTTCATCCCTGCCAGTGCCCTCAGCCTGCAACTCACCGCTGgcaccaacaccatcaccacgGCAACCACACCAGTCAACACCATCGTCAGAGCCTCTAAGGCCCAATGA
- the LOC124021054 gene encoding POU domain, class 2, transcription factor 1-like isoform X5, with product MPDSIINLSVSSKSTMENGDIVKGVLTNGRDSQKQTVMSLTNAQSQALLQQLTLSPAQQQLFLQQAQAQLLAAAVQQHSASQAQNSSTTGAAISASAATPITTQLPLSQPIHITPLQQQGLQQFVLVQPGHSMATQLQPQFFISQTPQGQPSMFQYHNLLQAQNLLTQLPQSQANLLQTPTITIAPQPATPTRTVTATPGQLLIHSQTPPPKGLGTPTLEDANDLEELEIFSKAFKQRRIRLGFTQGDVGLAMGKLYGNDFSQTTISRFEALNLSFKNMCKLKPLLEKWLNDAENVSSESSPSLSPLGSGHGSPSLASDLNSRRRKKRTSIDTNIRVALEKSFLQQNQKPSSDEISLIADQLNMEKEVIRVWFCNRRQKEKRINPPSSSAFQKSIFSSPTTASLVNTVPQTTVTVTPSLPVTSFSLTDRTLVPATGNTASVISSTPTVPSMSLTPSSSVTTMSQPAVTMTQAGQMLYSNGGGLAAMAAAAAGISPGLMPSSQFNTGGALLNLTTAGFGGALATIQGVLSALASSGSFPITTLDGNGNLLFANTSMSGSAPSMVNTPLFLNPQSLSLLGSNPVSFIPASALSLQLTAGTNTITTATTPVNTIVRASKAQ from the exons ACTCGATAATCAACCTGTCAGTGTCCAGTAAAAGCACCATGGAGAACGGGGACATAGTCAAAG GCGTGCTGACCAATGGCCGGGACTCTCAGAAGCAGACTGTCATGTCCCTCACCAACGCACAGTCACAGGCTCTGCTgcaacag tTGACCTTGTCTCCAGCACAGCAGCAGCTGTTTCTCCAGCAGGCTCAGGCCCAGCTCCTTGCAGCAGCCGTTCAGCAGCACTCCGCCAGCCAGGCCCAGAACAGCAGCACCACGGGGGCCGCCATCTCTGCCTCCGCAGCCACCCCCATCACCACCCAACTACCACTGTCCCAGCCTATACACATCACTCCT ctCCAGCAGCAGGGCCTGCAGCAGTTTGTGTTGGTCCAGCCAGGTCATTCCATGGCCACCCAGCTACAGCCTCAGTTCTTCATCTCCCAGACTCCACAGGGACAGCCCAGTATGTTTCAGTATCATA ATCTTTTGCAAGCCCAAAATCTTCTCACTCAACTACCTCAGAGCCAAGCCAACCTCCTACAGACTCCAACTATCACAATTGCCCCACAG CCGGCCACTCCCACGCGGACCGTAACTGCCACCCCTGGCCAGCTCCTCATCCACAGCCAGACCCCGCCCCCTAAGGGTCTGGGCACGCCCACTCTGGAGGATGCCAATGATCTGGAGGAGCTGGAGATTTTCTCCAAGGCCTTCAAACAGAGGAGGATCAGACTGGGCTTCACACAG ggTGACGTGGGGCTGGCCATGGGGAAGCTGTATGGTAATGACTTCAGCCAGACCACCATCTCCCGCTTTGAAGCACTCAACCTGAGCTTCAAGAACATGTGTAAGCTGAAACCGCTGCTGGAGAAGTGGCTCAACGACGCAG AGAATGTGAGCTCAGagtccagccccagcctcagtcccCTGGGCTCTGGTCACGGGTCACCCAGCCTGGCGTCTGACCTCAATAGCCGGCGCCGCAAGAAGAGGACCAGCATCGACACCAACATCCGTGTGGCCCTGGAGAAGAGCTTCCTCCAG CAAAACCAGAAGCCGTCGTCAGACGAGATCTCCCTGATAGCAGACCAGCTGAACATGGAGAAGGAGGTGATCCGGGTGTGGTTCTGTAACCGCCggcagaaggagaagaggatCAACCCTCCCAGCAGCTCAGCTTTCCAGAAGTCCATCTTCTCGTCCCCTACTACTGCCAGCCTGGTGAACACTGTAccccagaccactgtgactgtcaccCCCTCTCTGCCTGTCACCAGCTTCAGCCTCacag ACAGGACCCTGGTGCCAGCCACCGGCAACACAGCATCCGTCATCTCCAGCACCCCTACAGTCCCCTCTATGTCcctcacaccctcctcctccGTGACAACCATGTCACAGCCAGCCGTTACCATGACGCAGGCGGGGCAAATGCTCTACAGCAACGGCGGGGGTCTGGCTGCAATGGCAGCTGCAGCGGCGGGAATCAGCCCGGGTCTCATGCCTTCATCGCAGTTCAACACAGG GGGGGCCTTACTGAACCTAACTACTGCAGGTTTTGGAGGAGCGCTAGCCACCATCCAAGGTGTGTTGAGTG CTCTGGCCTCCAGCGGGTCCTTccccatcaccaccctggacgggaACGGGAACCTGCTATTTGCCAACACCAGCATGTCTGGTTCCGCCCCCAGCATGGTGAACACGCCACTCTTCCTGAACCCCCAGAGCCTGTCCTTATTGGGTAGTAACCCTGTCAGCTTCATCCCTGCCAGTGCCCTCAGCCTGCAACTCACCGCTGgcaccaacaccatcaccacgGCAACCACACCAGTCAACACCATCGTCAGAGCCTCTAAGGCCCAATGA
- the LOC124021054 gene encoding POU domain, class 2, transcription factor 1-like isoform X4, translating to MADGGVMSQYESSGPDSIINLSVSSKSTMENGDIVKGVLTNGRDSQKQTVMSLTNAQSQALLQQLTLSPAQQQLFLQQAQAQLLAAAVQQHSASQAQNSSTTGAAISASAATPITTQLPLSQPIHITPLQQQGLQQFVLVQPGHSMATQLQPQFFISQTPQGQPNLLQAQNLLTQLPQSQANLLQTPTITIAPQPATPTRTVTATPGQLLIHSQTPPPKGLGTPTLEDANDLEELEIFSKAFKQRRIRLGFTQGDVGLAMGKLYGNDFSQTTISRFEALNLSFKNMCKLKPLLEKWLNDAENVSSESSPSLSPLGSGHGSPSLASDLNSRRRKKRTSIDTNIRVALEKSFLQQNQKPSSDEISLIADQLNMEKEVIRVWFCNRRQKEKRINPPSSSAFQKSIFSSPTTASLVNTVPQTTVTVTPSLPVTSFSLTDRTLVPATGNTASVISSTPTVPSMSLTPSSSVTTMSQPAVTMTQAGQMLYSNGGGLAAMAAAAAGISPGLMPSSQFNTGGALLNLTTAGFGGALATIQGVLSALASSGSFPITTLDGNGNLLFANTSMSGSAPSMVNTPLFLNPQSLSLLGSNPVSFIPASALSLQLTAGTNTITTATTPVNTIVRASKAQ from the exons ACTCGATAATCAACCTGTCAGTGTCCAGTAAAAGCACCATGGAGAACGGGGACATAGTCAAAG GCGTGCTGACCAATGGCCGGGACTCTCAGAAGCAGACTGTCATGTCCCTCACCAACGCACAGTCACAGGCTCTGCTgcaacag tTGACCTTGTCTCCAGCACAGCAGCAGCTGTTTCTCCAGCAGGCTCAGGCCCAGCTCCTTGCAGCAGCCGTTCAGCAGCACTCCGCCAGCCAGGCCCAGAACAGCAGCACCACGGGGGCCGCCATCTCTGCCTCCGCAGCCACCCCCATCACCACCCAACTACCACTGTCCCAGCCTATACACATCACTCCT ctCCAGCAGCAGGGCCTGCAGCAGTTTGTGTTGGTCCAGCCAGGTCATTCCATGGCCACCCAGCTACAGCCTCAGTTCTTCATCTCCCAGACTCCACAGGGACAGCCCA ATCTTTTGCAAGCCCAAAATCTTCTCACTCAACTACCTCAGAGCCAAGCCAACCTCCTACAGACTCCAACTATCACAATTGCCCCACAG CCGGCCACTCCCACGCGGACCGTAACTGCCACCCCTGGCCAGCTCCTCATCCACAGCCAGACCCCGCCCCCTAAGGGTCTGGGCACGCCCACTCTGGAGGATGCCAATGATCTGGAGGAGCTGGAGATTTTCTCCAAGGCCTTCAAACAGAGGAGGATCAGACTGGGCTTCACACAG ggTGACGTGGGGCTGGCCATGGGGAAGCTGTATGGTAATGACTTCAGCCAGACCACCATCTCCCGCTTTGAAGCACTCAACCTGAGCTTCAAGAACATGTGTAAGCTGAAACCGCTGCTGGAGAAGTGGCTCAACGACGCAG AGAATGTGAGCTCAGagtccagccccagcctcagtcccCTGGGCTCTGGTCACGGGTCACCCAGCCTGGCGTCTGACCTCAATAGCCGGCGCCGCAAGAAGAGGACCAGCATCGACACCAACATCCGTGTGGCCCTGGAGAAGAGCTTCCTCCAG CAAAACCAGAAGCCGTCGTCAGACGAGATCTCCCTGATAGCAGACCAGCTGAACATGGAGAAGGAGGTGATCCGGGTGTGGTTCTGTAACCGCCggcagaaggagaagaggatCAACCCTCCCAGCAGCTCAGCTTTCCAGAAGTCCATCTTCTCGTCCCCTACTACTGCCAGCCTGGTGAACACTGTAccccagaccactgtgactgtcaccCCCTCTCTGCCTGTCACCAGCTTCAGCCTCacag ACAGGACCCTGGTGCCAGCCACCGGCAACACAGCATCCGTCATCTCCAGCACCCCTACAGTCCCCTCTATGTCcctcacaccctcctcctccGTGACAACCATGTCACAGCCAGCCGTTACCATGACGCAGGCGGGGCAAATGCTCTACAGCAACGGCGGGGGTCTGGCTGCAATGGCAGCTGCAGCGGCGGGAATCAGCCCGGGTCTCATGCCTTCATCGCAGTTCAACACAGG GGGGGCCTTACTGAACCTAACTACTGCAGGTTTTGGAGGAGCGCTAGCCACCATCCAAGGTGTGTTGAGTG CTCTGGCCTCCAGCGGGTCCTTccccatcaccaccctggacgggaACGGGAACCTGCTATTTGCCAACACCAGCATGTCTGGTTCCGCCCCCAGCATGGTGAACACGCCACTCTTCCTGAACCCCCAGAGCCTGTCCTTATTGGGTAGTAACCCTGTCAGCTTCATCCCTGCCAGTGCCCTCAGCCTGCAACTCACCGCTGgcaccaacaccatcaccacgGCAACCACACCAGTCAACACCATCGTCAGAGCCTCTAAGGCCCAATGA
- the LOC124021054 gene encoding POU domain, class 2, transcription factor 1-like isoform X6: MADGGVMSQYESSGPDSIINLSVSSKSTMENGDIVKGVLTNGRDSQKQTVMSLTNAQSQALLQQLTLSPAQQQLFLQQAQAQLLAAAVQQHSASQAQNSSTTGAAISASAATPITTQLPLSQPIHITPLQQQGLQQFVLVQPGHSMATQLQPQFFISQTPQGQPNLLQAQNLLTQLPQSQANLLQTPTITIAPQPATPTRTVTATPGQLLIHSQTPPPKGLGTPTLEDANDLEELEIFSKAFKQRRIRLGFTQGDVGLAMGKLYGNDFSQTTISRFEALNLSFKNMCKLKPLLEKWLNDAENVSSESSPSLSPLGSGHGSPSLASDLNSRRRKKRTSIDTNIRVALEKSFLQQNQKPSSDEISLIADQLNMEKEVIRVWFCNRRQKEKRINPPSSSAFQKSIFSSPTTASLVNTVPQTTVTVTPSLPVTSFSLTDRTLVPATGNTASVISSTPTVPSMSLTPSSSVTTMSQPAVTMTQAGQMLYSNGGGLAAMAAAAAGISPGLMPSSQFNTGGALLNLTTAGFGGALATIQALASSGSFPITTLDGNGNLLFANTSMSGSAPSMVNTPLFLNPQSLSLLGSNPVSFIPASALSLQLTAGTNTITTATTPVNTIVRASKAQ; the protein is encoded by the exons ACTCGATAATCAACCTGTCAGTGTCCAGTAAAAGCACCATGGAGAACGGGGACATAGTCAAAG GCGTGCTGACCAATGGCCGGGACTCTCAGAAGCAGACTGTCATGTCCCTCACCAACGCACAGTCACAGGCTCTGCTgcaacag tTGACCTTGTCTCCAGCACAGCAGCAGCTGTTTCTCCAGCAGGCTCAGGCCCAGCTCCTTGCAGCAGCCGTTCAGCAGCACTCCGCCAGCCAGGCCCAGAACAGCAGCACCACGGGGGCCGCCATCTCTGCCTCCGCAGCCACCCCCATCACCACCCAACTACCACTGTCCCAGCCTATACACATCACTCCT ctCCAGCAGCAGGGCCTGCAGCAGTTTGTGTTGGTCCAGCCAGGTCATTCCATGGCCACCCAGCTACAGCCTCAGTTCTTCATCTCCCAGACTCCACAGGGACAGCCCA ATCTTTTGCAAGCCCAAAATCTTCTCACTCAACTACCTCAGAGCCAAGCCAACCTCCTACAGACTCCAACTATCACAATTGCCCCACAG CCGGCCACTCCCACGCGGACCGTAACTGCCACCCCTGGCCAGCTCCTCATCCACAGCCAGACCCCGCCCCCTAAGGGTCTGGGCACGCCCACTCTGGAGGATGCCAATGATCTGGAGGAGCTGGAGATTTTCTCCAAGGCCTTCAAACAGAGGAGGATCAGACTGGGCTTCACACAG ggTGACGTGGGGCTGGCCATGGGGAAGCTGTATGGTAATGACTTCAGCCAGACCACCATCTCCCGCTTTGAAGCACTCAACCTGAGCTTCAAGAACATGTGTAAGCTGAAACCGCTGCTGGAGAAGTGGCTCAACGACGCAG AGAATGTGAGCTCAGagtccagccccagcctcagtcccCTGGGCTCTGGTCACGGGTCACCCAGCCTGGCGTCTGACCTCAATAGCCGGCGCCGCAAGAAGAGGACCAGCATCGACACCAACATCCGTGTGGCCCTGGAGAAGAGCTTCCTCCAG CAAAACCAGAAGCCGTCGTCAGACGAGATCTCCCTGATAGCAGACCAGCTGAACATGGAGAAGGAGGTGATCCGGGTGTGGTTCTGTAACCGCCggcagaaggagaagaggatCAACCCTCCCAGCAGCTCAGCTTTCCAGAAGTCCATCTTCTCGTCCCCTACTACTGCCAGCCTGGTGAACACTGTAccccagaccactgtgactgtcaccCCCTCTCTGCCTGTCACCAGCTTCAGCCTCacag ACAGGACCCTGGTGCCAGCCACCGGCAACACAGCATCCGTCATCTCCAGCACCCCTACAGTCCCCTCTATGTCcctcacaccctcctcctccGTGACAACCATGTCACAGCCAGCCGTTACCATGACGCAGGCGGGGCAAATGCTCTACAGCAACGGCGGGGGTCTGGCTGCAATGGCAGCTGCAGCGGCGGGAATCAGCCCGGGTCTCATGCCTTCATCGCAGTTCAACACAGG GGGGGCCTTACTGAACCTAACTACTGCAGGTTTTGGAGGAGCGCTAGCCACCATCCAAG CTCTGGCCTCCAGCGGGTCCTTccccatcaccaccctggacgggaACGGGAACCTGCTATTTGCCAACACCAGCATGTCTGGTTCCGCCCCCAGCATGGTGAACACGCCACTCTTCCTGAACCCCCAGAGCCTGTCCTTATTGGGTAGTAACCCTGTCAGCTTCATCCCTGCCAGTGCCCTCAGCCTGCAACTCACCGCTGgcaccaacaccatcaccacgGCAACCACACCAGTCAACACCATCGTCAGAGCCTCTAAGGCCCAATGA